From one Streptomyces mobaraensis genomic stretch:
- a CDS encoding SDR family NAD(P)-dependent oxidoreductase, producing the protein MPEQRVVLVTGGGTGIGAATARLLRTAGHQVVISGRRPEPLHRVAEETGALAHPSDTADPEAVRELVEKTVTAYGRLDGVVLNAGVGRPGAVGDIAVEDWEELIRTNLTGPFLLLRAALPHLLAARGAVVAVASVAALRNSVGNAGYATSKAGLLHLCRSLAVDYGPQGLRANAVCPGWVRTEMADRRMARFAAEAGLAGGAEAGYEEATRLSPAGRPGEPEEVAEAIAWLLSPAASYVNGAVLTVDGGVTTTSVSGVAFDYRVEARTPPL; encoded by the coding sequence ATGCCCGAACAGCGTGTTGTTCTGGTGACGGGCGGGGGAACGGGAATCGGGGCCGCCACCGCCCGGCTGCTGCGCACCGCCGGGCATCAGGTCGTGATCTCCGGGCGGCGGCCCGAGCCGCTGCACCGGGTGGCCGAGGAGACCGGAGCGCTGGCACACCCTTCCGACACCGCCGACCCCGAGGCCGTGCGCGAGCTCGTCGAGAAGACGGTGACGGCCTACGGGAGGCTCGACGGTGTGGTGCTCAACGCCGGAGTCGGGCGGCCCGGCGCGGTCGGCGACATCGCGGTCGAGGACTGGGAAGAGCTGATACGGACCAACCTCACCGGTCCTTTCCTGCTGTTGCGTGCCGCGCTGCCGCATCTGCTGGCGGCCCGCGGGGCGGTGGTCGCGGTCGCCTCGGTCGCCGCGCTCCGCAACAGCGTCGGCAACGCCGGCTACGCGACGTCCAAGGCGGGTCTGCTCCACCTCTGCCGCTCCCTCGCCGTCGACTACGGGCCGCAGGGGCTGCGGGCCAACGCGGTGTGCCCGGGCTGGGTGCGCACGGAGATGGCCGACCGGCGGATGGCGCGGTTCGCGGCGGAGGCGGGGCTGGCGGGCGGCGCCGAGGCGGGGTACGAGGAGGCGACCCGGCTGTCTCCCGCCGGGCGGCCGGGTGAGCCGGAGGAGGTCGCCGAGGCGATCGCCTGGCTGCTGTCGCCCGCCGCGTCCTACGTCAACGGGGCCGTCCTGACCGTCGACGGCGGGGTGACCACCACCAGCGTCAGCGGTGTCGCCTTCGACTACCGGGTCGAGGCGCGCACCCCGCCCCTGTAA